A stretch of Corynebacterium timonense DNA encodes these proteins:
- a CDS encoding Wadjet anti-phage system protein JetD domain-containing protein, giving the protein MKTPREVRARAATFYSRNHRAWLGGEFTGLTINLQPPTGRAAERDDGLSVRSWIDEWNRSTIPSVWEDKKLGYLGTYSLPARVELNNPAAAARVAGEERHWSRINTVLDHVCEELGDDVRSPLIGRLAAWEVWDDATVNQYIEVISWLRTHDPTDYYIRELPIFGVDTKWLESRRAVVEAVAGPLQFRPKPQMVELRTLDSAGAARHWACPVTDIGGLPAEKVLIVENHQTFLALPKLDSTVAVFGGGLHAHTLAAQLPGLAEADVLYWGDLDSHGLYILDIVRRYLPRARSVLMDIDTARDHEDLAVEEPQPSRFTPRLLTPAETLTLEFLRGRSAGGCLRIEQERIVFDYAVQRLRQAVQGEYS; this is encoded by the coding sequence ATGAAGACGCCTAGAGAGGTGCGCGCCCGGGCTGCGACGTTCTACTCGCGCAACCACCGCGCGTGGCTGGGCGGCGAGTTCACCGGGCTGACCATCAACCTCCAGCCCCCGACGGGCAGGGCCGCAGAGCGTGACGACGGCCTTTCGGTGCGCTCCTGGATCGACGAGTGGAATCGCAGCACCATACCCTCCGTGTGGGAGGACAAGAAGCTCGGCTACCTGGGCACCTACTCGCTACCCGCGCGCGTGGAATTGAACAATCCCGCAGCCGCCGCCCGCGTGGCCGGCGAGGAGAGGCACTGGAGCAGGATCAACACCGTGCTGGACCACGTCTGCGAAGAACTCGGAGACGACGTGCGCTCTCCATTGATCGGACGCCTCGCCGCGTGGGAGGTCTGGGATGATGCAACGGTCAACCAGTACATCGAGGTCATCAGCTGGCTGCGAACCCACGACCCCACCGACTACTACATCCGCGAACTGCCCATCTTCGGCGTTGACACAAAGTGGCTGGAGTCGCGCCGAGCCGTCGTCGAAGCCGTGGCCGGGCCGCTACAGTTCCGGCCGAAGCCCCAGATGGTGGAGCTGCGCACTCTCGACAGTGCGGGCGCGGCGAGACATTGGGCCTGCCCCGTCACAGATATCGGTGGTTTGCCTGCCGAAAAGGTGCTCATTGTGGAGAACCACCAGACCTTCCTTGCCCTGCCGAAGCTGGACAGCACCGTAGCCGTCTTCGGCGGTGGACTACACGCCCACACGCTCGCCGCGCAACTTCCAGGACTTGCCGAGGCAGACGTTCTGTACTGGGGCGACCTCGACTCCCACGGCTTGTACATCCTCGATATCGTGCGCCGCTACCTGCCTCGCGCCCGGTCCGTCCTCATGGATATCGACACAGCGCGCGACCACGAGGACTTGGCGGTGGAGGAACCGCAACCCAGCCGCTTCACCCCGCGACTGCTCACCCCGGCGGAGACGTTGACGCTCGAATTCCTGCGTGGTCGCTCGGCAGGCGGATGCCTGCGCATCGAGCAGGAGAGAATCGTTTTCGACTACGCAGTGCAGCGTTTGCGGCAGGCTGTGCAGGGGGAGTACAGCTAG
- a CDS encoding ATP-binding protein — MTAIIPGQFRLSQVQVYNWGTFDNLHTVNVAREGFLITGPSGSGKSTLIDALSTILVPPSKVRFNAAADSHSQSGRNLVTYCRGAWRREHSVEADELTQSYLRQGATWSGVALRYDNGAEGVVTACRLMFLPANAYSRQEMVDLYLLLPREASLTEFEPLALKNLPVTEAKKQYASALHVSRNHPQFIAALRRAVGITDEGALDLLHRTQSAKTLGDLNHLMRAFMLPEPETFAIAEQAAENFTDLHTAYSSVVDAREQIEHLLPVRVAAEKRSDVATELLTVNEEREHLELFINTWKQRFAQKQRAQLTSELAAIDGTITAENTRREENAAEQDRLRTLIHGAQDSSLVAAEARRDALREQLKRVTRAETDYTERLKVLNAAMPGTVDEFSNLRLQLEAERDNLRQRHADNETKLEQAQGRVYELVTIKNNRIKELETLRSSGSAMDSRLIGARSLISQVAGVREKDLPFVADLMSMRPGEDAWQGAAERVMGGFARTLIVPEELYAQVSSAINATHLGAKVSYTRFSPQLENQRPPSFVQGSLGQKIEVAEGRFHDWIQTQLSKSFDHLCCETMDEFRAARRAVTRQGLVKHNPHDHVKDDRSRVEDKSRWVLWGNLDDKIDELQAAVRAVTEKLGAATRSRDLIKDALHTQRIQLSTIERLLETRDFADIDVAATTAQLGDAQQLVDDLTDGNTELAALKKQLSSAQAARRDIEKTLEELLGTRGGLRTELQQAEAILEKARLQVGERVVPAEVDARLEERCHAIDRSIRADNIDRLSHRLTRVIEDRLAALKDRSSRYDSQLRDAMNRYLLRWPQRQGDLSADAAWEKDFLKELARLESDDLPRFEQRFREMLRDQTHKHLGRLRRLIRDAATKTRNSIQMINDSLAEVEFYPGTHLTIEVREAQPAITRGFVELLDAAMEGMINDADQEESEKRFHKLRAVIDAVTVSDNTSPRERQLRLDTREHVKFLGVEYSADGARGAVYDSAEGLSGGQAQKLSSFCLAAALRYRLTGTGMSASQARNSTVQLDGEIYPRFGTIVLDEAFDRADTEFTRAAMDAFRQFGFHMILATPEKLLQTVQDYIGGVLMVECPDRKRSRTSSLTIEEVADEDA, encoded by the coding sequence GTGACCGCCATCATCCCAGGCCAATTTCGACTGTCCCAGGTCCAGGTGTACAACTGGGGAACCTTCGACAACCTGCACACGGTGAACGTAGCGCGGGAAGGCTTCCTCATCACGGGCCCATCGGGGTCGGGCAAGTCCACGCTTATCGACGCCCTCTCGACCATCCTGGTGCCACCCAGCAAAGTCCGCTTCAACGCGGCTGCTGACAGTCACTCCCAATCAGGACGAAACCTCGTCACCTACTGCCGCGGGGCGTGGCGCCGCGAACACTCTGTCGAGGCCGACGAACTGACCCAGTCCTACCTGCGCCAGGGAGCGACCTGGAGCGGCGTGGCGCTGCGCTACGACAACGGTGCCGAGGGCGTGGTCACCGCCTGCCGGCTCATGTTCCTGCCAGCGAACGCCTACTCGCGCCAGGAGATGGTGGACCTTTACCTGCTCCTTCCCCGCGAGGCGAGCCTGACGGAGTTCGAGCCCCTGGCGCTGAAGAACCTGCCTGTGACGGAGGCGAAAAAGCAGTACGCGTCCGCGCTGCACGTGAGCCGCAACCACCCCCAGTTCATTGCGGCGCTGCGCCGTGCCGTCGGAATCACCGACGAAGGGGCCTTGGATCTGCTGCACCGCACACAGTCCGCGAAAACGCTCGGGGATCTCAACCACCTGATGCGCGCATTCATGCTTCCGGAGCCGGAGACGTTCGCCATCGCGGAGCAGGCGGCGGAGAACTTCACGGACCTGCACACGGCGTATTCCTCTGTGGTGGATGCCCGCGAGCAGATCGAGCACCTGCTGCCGGTGCGGGTAGCGGCCGAAAAACGCTCGGACGTGGCCACCGAGCTGCTCACCGTCAACGAGGAACGCGAGCACCTCGAGCTGTTCATCAATACATGGAAGCAACGATTCGCCCAGAAGCAGCGGGCCCAACTGACGTCCGAGCTTGCGGCCATCGACGGAACCATCACCGCGGAAAACACCCGGCGCGAGGAGAATGCAGCGGAGCAGGACCGACTGCGCACCCTCATTCACGGCGCGCAGGACTCCTCGCTTGTCGCCGCAGAGGCACGCCGCGATGCGCTGCGAGAGCAGCTGAAAAGGGTGACGCGGGCCGAGACGGACTACACGGAGAGGCTGAAGGTTCTGAACGCCGCGATGCCGGGAACAGTCGACGAGTTCTCCAACCTCCGGCTGCAACTCGAAGCAGAGCGGGACAATCTACGCCAGCGACATGCTGACAACGAAACCAAATTGGAGCAGGCGCAGGGGCGTGTCTACGAGCTTGTCACCATCAAGAACAACCGCATCAAGGAGCTGGAGACGCTGCGCTCGTCCGGCTCCGCGATGGACAGCCGGTTGATTGGTGCGCGGTCACTCATCTCGCAGGTCGCGGGCGTCAGGGAGAAGGACCTTCCCTTCGTCGCGGACCTGATGAGTATGAGACCGGGCGAAGACGCATGGCAGGGTGCTGCAGAACGTGTCATGGGTGGCTTCGCCCGGACACTTATCGTGCCGGAGGAGCTGTACGCACAGGTCTCCTCCGCGATCAACGCGACGCACCTCGGGGCGAAGGTATCCTACACCCGATTCAGCCCCCAGCTGGAGAACCAGCGGCCGCCTTCGTTTGTGCAGGGCTCGCTGGGCCAGAAAATTGAAGTCGCCGAGGGGCGGTTCCACGACTGGATTCAAACACAGCTCTCCAAGAGCTTTGACCACCTCTGCTGCGAGACCATGGACGAATTCCGGGCCGCCCGGCGCGCCGTCACCCGCCAGGGCTTGGTGAAACACAACCCGCACGACCACGTCAAGGATGACCGCAGCCGCGTCGAGGACAAGTCGCGGTGGGTGCTGTGGGGCAACCTGGATGACAAAATCGACGAACTCCAGGCGGCAGTTCGCGCTGTGACGGAGAAACTCGGCGCTGCCACACGCTCGCGTGACCTGATCAAAGATGCCCTGCACACACAGCGCATCCAGCTATCCACCATCGAGCGGCTGCTCGAAACGAGGGACTTCGCTGACATCGATGTTGCCGCCACCACCGCTCAGCTTGGCGACGCTCAGCAGCTCGTCGACGATCTGACCGACGGTAACACGGAGCTAGCGGCCCTGAAGAAGCAACTCTCGTCGGCTCAGGCCGCCCGGCGGGACATAGAGAAGACTCTGGAGGAGCTTCTCGGGACCCGGGGCGGACTGCGCACCGAGCTCCAGCAGGCGGAGGCGATCCTGGAGAAGGCACGGCTGCAGGTGGGGGAGCGCGTGGTGCCGGCGGAAGTGGACGCACGGCTCGAGGAGCGTTGCCACGCGATCGATCGCTCCATCCGCGCCGACAACATCGACCGCCTCTCACACCGGCTCACCAGGGTCATTGAGGACAGGCTGGCGGCGCTGAAAGACCGTTCCAGCCGCTACGACAGCCAGCTTCGCGACGCCATGAACCGCTACCTTCTGCGCTGGCCACAGCGCCAAGGCGATCTCAGTGCCGATGCAGCCTGGGAGAAGGACTTCCTCAAAGAGCTTGCGCGTCTCGAGTCCGATGATCTGCCGCGCTTCGAACAGCGCTTCCGGGAGATGCTCCGCGACCAAACCCACAAGCACCTGGGAAGGTTGCGACGGCTCATCCGGGACGCGGCGACAAAGACGCGCAACTCGATTCAGATGATCAACGACTCACTGGCGGAGGTGGAATTCTACCCGGGCACGCATCTGACGATCGAGGTGCGCGAAGCGCAGCCAGCAATCACCCGGGGTTTCGTTGAGCTTCTCGACGCCGCAATGGAGGGCATGATCAACGACGCTGACCAGGAGGAAAGCGAAAAGCGCTTCCACAAACTGCGCGCGGTGATTGACGCGGTGACGGTCTCCGACAACACCTCACCGCGCGAGCGCCAGCTGCGGCTGGACACACGCGAACACGTGAAGTTCTTGGGTGTGGAGTACAGCGCCGACGGGGCGCGCGGCGCGGTCTACGACTCAGCCGAGGGCCTGTCCGGGGGCCAGGCCCAGAAGCTTTCCTCGTTCTGCCTCGCGGCGGCCTTGCGTTACCGGCTCACGGGCACCGGGATGTCCGCCTCGCAGGCTCGCAACTCGACGGTGCAGCTGGACGGGGAGATTTACCCGCGCTTTGGCACCATCGTGCTCGACGAGGCCTTCGACCGAGCCGACACCGAGTTCACGCGCGCCGCCATGGACGCCTTCCGCCAGTTCGGGTTCCACATGATCCTGGCCACCCCGGAGAAGCTACTGCAGACGGTGCAGGATTACATCGGGGGAGTGCTCATGGTCGAGTGCCCCGACCGGAAGCGCTCTCGGACAAGTTCGCTGACCATCGAAGAGGTGGCGGATGAAGACGCCTAG
- a CDS encoding DUF4194 domain-containing protein: MDNKLHETDTGTLTGLQRRALAELIRGPYVSSIKAPEVFQTVSGSRELLAQQLDNLFLTLIVDDNAGVAYTKAWDVEVPDKRALLRKQSLTFMDTVVILHLRRELVTTNPNERTIVDEGEVFEATLPYQGHGGTDKTNQRKRFTASWNKMKSYSIIVSTPTEGRFEVSPVLRIIFSGEEIAAVTESFRALLEDEQ, encoded by the coding sequence ATGGACAACAAGCTTCATGAGACCGACACCGGCACCCTGACCGGCCTGCAGCGCCGGGCGCTGGCGGAGCTCATCCGCGGCCCGTACGTGTCCAGCATCAAGGCACCGGAGGTGTTCCAGACTGTGTCGGGTTCGCGGGAGCTGCTCGCGCAGCAGCTGGACAACCTCTTTCTCACCCTCATCGTCGACGACAACGCAGGTGTCGCCTACACCAAGGCGTGGGACGTGGAGGTGCCTGACAAACGCGCTCTGCTGCGGAAACAGTCGCTGACGTTCATGGATACGGTGGTCATCCTGCATCTGCGCCGCGAGCTGGTAACCACCAACCCCAACGAGCGCACCATCGTGGACGAGGGCGAGGTGTTCGAGGCGACCCTGCCGTACCAGGGCCACGGGGGCACGGACAAGACCAACCAGCGCAAGCGGTTCACTGCCTCGTGGAACAAGATGAAGAGCTACTCCATCATCGTCTCCACCCCCACCGAAGGCCGCTTCGAGGTCTCCCCGGTACTGCGCATCATCTTCTCCGGCGAGGAAATCGCCGCCGTCACCGAATCATTCCGCGCACTTCTGGAGGACGAGCAGTGA
- a CDS encoding DUF3375 domain-containing protein produces the protein MNRTTAVADTLTMIRLADSVPAWVMLRAKNAPAVLSVLSAVFQSSNRQVAGTELTLAVDSLLVDIREQTDMELPKSAVAYINDWVKAGYLIRRSPQGTRDEFYELTTDAHVAIDYVRQLVNPQRSVTKSRLDTLFTGLHSLAAETDPDEATAIRRLEQQRDQLQARIEQIRMNGVGIISDAEAVEKAREILALASDLPTDFSRVREEIEEVDRDLRESIVDEQLNAGEVLDNVFRGVDLITESEAGKAFNGFYEVFLDPERSKQFDATVSSVLSRDFVDKLDPLERTELAQLVDTLDTSSGQVHDSMTGLSRSLRRFVQSREAESQQALTRAINTAQQLALQLAQRGIKPYESIEFDLELTTRQPTSLSSWELYDPMEYRIEPNMEVNESGEIDFEAMRARIRESEIDWEELRGAINDVVGRSGRASISEVLSAHPATQGLASVVGLIKLAHDHGERADGTEFLHWQRPGGKSFRARYARFEFGEKIGHV, from the coding sequence ATGAACCGAACGACGGCGGTTGCCGACACCCTCACCATGATCCGCCTTGCGGACTCGGTCCCGGCGTGGGTGATGTTGCGCGCCAAAAACGCGCCAGCTGTACTGTCAGTGCTCAGCGCGGTGTTTCAGTCCAGTAACCGACAGGTCGCGGGCACCGAACTGACGCTAGCGGTCGACTCGCTGCTCGTTGATATTCGGGAGCAAACCGACATGGAGCTTCCCAAATCCGCCGTGGCGTACATCAACGATTGGGTCAAGGCCGGTTATCTCATCCGCCGCAGCCCGCAGGGAACACGTGATGAGTTCTACGAGCTCACTACGGACGCCCACGTGGCAATCGACTATGTCCGACAGCTGGTCAACCCGCAGCGCTCGGTAACCAAGTCCCGCCTGGACACCCTCTTCACGGGCTTGCACAGCCTGGCCGCAGAGACGGACCCCGATGAGGCGACCGCTATTCGACGCCTCGAGCAGCAGCGCGATCAGCTGCAGGCGCGCATCGAGCAGATCCGTATGAACGGGGTCGGCATCATATCTGATGCGGAGGCCGTGGAGAAGGCGCGCGAGATCCTGGCCCTGGCGAGCGATTTGCCGACGGACTTTTCCCGTGTACGGGAGGAGATCGAGGAGGTCGACAGGGATCTGCGGGAATCGATAGTCGATGAACAACTCAACGCCGGCGAGGTGTTGGACAACGTGTTTCGGGGTGTGGATCTGATTACCGAGTCCGAGGCGGGTAAAGCCTTCAACGGCTTCTACGAGGTCTTCCTCGACCCGGAGCGATCCAAGCAGTTCGACGCGACTGTCAGCTCCGTACTGTCCCGTGATTTCGTGGACAAGCTTGATCCGCTGGAGCGAACGGAGCTGGCACAGCTGGTAGACACACTGGACACCTCGTCGGGGCAAGTCCATGACTCGATGACGGGCCTGTCCAGATCGCTGAGAAGGTTCGTGCAGTCCCGCGAGGCGGAGTCGCAGCAGGCATTGACCAGGGCGATCAATACCGCCCAGCAGCTCGCTCTCCAACTCGCGCAGCGCGGCATCAAACCCTACGAGTCCATCGAGTTCGATCTGGAGCTGACCACCCGGCAGCCGACCTCGCTGTCGAGCTGGGAACTCTACGACCCGATGGAGTACCGCATCGAGCCCAACATGGAAGTCAACGAGTCGGGGGAGATCGACTTTGAGGCGATGCGCGCGAGGATCCGGGAATCCGAGATTGATTGGGAGGAGCTGCGCGGGGCAATCAATGATGTGGTGGGCAGGAGCGGGAGGGCGTCGATAAGCGAGGTGCTTTCCGCTCACCCCGCAACCCAAGGCTTGGCGAGCGTCGTGGGACTGATCAAGCTTGCGCACGACCACGGCGAGCGGGCCGACGGCACCGAGTTCCTGCACTGGCAGCGCCCAGGCGGTAAGAGTTTCCGCGCCAGGTATGCACGATTCGAATTCGGCGAAAAGATTGGACACGTTTAG
- a CDS encoding GDSL-type esterase/lipase family protein → MKLARIAASVLAALSLVGAPAAQAAQNGNIVTFGDSYTANPDEIRNALRGIEVRSVQEYVDDYPSTGGCLQAPNNWPRKLSDAVGAPVADWSCTAQTSQSVLGRIDAAIEHGDIHPGTRSVVIAVGMNDYGPFGIAQGFTPWFPSTMRDDFVHNMQIAADKIRAVAPEASIVLSGSLAVSEPAQPHMFCPINVIPGAPIGFPLPHLQAVEHDNEHNQRAAADAIGAEFVEMRLPSAGHTSCNRDASQRHVAGFIDTTTPNTTMALHPSDAGSEFITQRLAPVV, encoded by the coding sequence ATGAAGCTCGCCCGCATCGCCGCGAGCGTTCTTGCCGCGCTCTCGCTCGTCGGTGCCCCGGCTGCCCAGGCCGCGCAGAACGGGAACATCGTCACCTTCGGCGACTCCTACACCGCCAACCCAGACGAGATTCGCAATGCTCTCCGCGGCATCGAGGTACGCAGCGTGCAGGAGTACGTCGACGATTACCCCTCGACGGGCGGGTGTCTGCAGGCGCCGAACAACTGGCCGCGCAAGCTCTCCGACGCGGTCGGCGCGCCCGTCGCTGACTGGTCGTGCACGGCGCAGACCTCGCAGAGCGTGCTCGGGCGCATCGACGCCGCGATCGAGCATGGCGACATCCACCCCGGCACGCGCAGCGTCGTCATCGCCGTCGGCATGAACGACTACGGCCCCTTCGGCATCGCTCAGGGCTTCACGCCGTGGTTCCCGTCGACGATGCGCGACGACTTCGTCCACAACATGCAGATCGCCGCTGATAAAATCCGTGCGGTGGCCCCGGAGGCCAGCATCGTCCTGTCCGGCTCCCTTGCGGTGTCCGAGCCGGCGCAGCCGCACATGTTCTGCCCGATCAACGTCATCCCGGGCGCCCCGATCGGGTTCCCGCTCCCGCACCTCCAGGCGGTCGAGCACGACAACGAGCACAACCAGCGCGCCGCCGCCGACGCGATCGGCGCGGAGTTCGTGGAGATGCGCTTGCCCTCCGCCGGCCACACCAGCTGCAACCGCGACGCGTCCCAGCGCCATGTCGCAGGTTTTATCGACACCACGACCCCCAACACGACCATGGCTTTGCACCCCTCCGACGCTGGTAGCGAGTTCATCACCCAGCGACTCGCGCCGGTGGTGTAA
- a CDS encoding amidohydrolase, with protein sequence MTPENILNHYPAVKDSQEELYIDLHRHPELSMREDRTRGVIVDKLTALGYDVVEVGGGVVGTMTNGEGPTVMLRADFDGLPVKEETGLPYASTDTATDADGNTVPVMHACGHDVHVASLVAMGEMMAAHRGDWSGTLQLLFQPGEENGAGARAMVADGLVDKVARPDVVLGQYVFCDHVPAGHVALSAGPVMATSVNLEITLYGEGSHGSMPHLGVDPVVMASAVVQNLQTIVARVLSPFEFGVVTVGTFHAGTRPNVIPDSAHLGLNVRAYDAKVRERILAAIERIVRAEARAAGAKREPEIVTHTTFPVLDNDECVTERVRKGIAARLGAERIHPADPLTGSEDFPGIPDAFRAPYCYWYLGGAPEGVVIPNHSPAFAPLLQPTLETGAKALAAAALAYLG encoded by the coding sequence ATGACCCCCGAGAACATCCTCAACCACTACCCAGCCGTCAAAGACAGCCAGGAGGAGCTGTATATCGACCTGCACCGCCACCCGGAGCTGTCGATGAGGGAGGACAGGACGCGGGGGGTGATCGTCGACAAGCTCACTGCCCTGGGATACGACGTTGTCGAGGTCGGCGGCGGCGTCGTGGGCACCATGACCAACGGCGAGGGGCCGACGGTGATGCTGCGCGCCGACTTTGATGGGCTACCCGTCAAGGAGGAGACGGGGCTGCCCTACGCCTCGACGGACACCGCGACCGACGCCGACGGCAACACCGTGCCCGTCATGCACGCCTGCGGCCACGACGTGCACGTCGCGTCGCTCGTCGCCATGGGCGAGATGATGGCGGCCCACCGCGGTGACTGGTCCGGCACCCTGCAGCTGCTCTTCCAGCCCGGTGAGGAAAACGGCGCCGGCGCGCGGGCCATGGTGGCCGACGGCCTGGTGGACAAGGTGGCGCGCCCCGACGTGGTGTTGGGCCAGTACGTTTTCTGCGACCACGTGCCCGCCGGCCACGTTGCGCTCAGCGCAGGGCCCGTGATGGCTACCTCGGTTAACCTGGAGATCACGCTGTACGGCGAGGGCTCTCACGGCTCCATGCCGCACCTCGGGGTGGACCCGGTGGTCATGGCGTCGGCGGTCGTACAGAACCTGCAGACGATCGTCGCGCGCGTGCTTAGCCCCTTCGAGTTCGGCGTGGTCACCGTGGGCACCTTCCACGCGGGCACGCGCCCGAACGTCATTCCGGACTCGGCGCACCTGGGCCTCAACGTGCGGGCCTACGATGCAAAGGTGCGCGAACGGATCCTCGCGGCAATCGAGCGGATCGTGCGCGCAGAGGCCCGGGCGGCGGGGGCGAAGCGCGAGCCCGAGATTGTCACCCACACCACCTTCCCCGTCCTCGACAACGACGAGTGTGTGACTGAGCGAGTCCGCAAAGGCATCGCCGCGCGCCTCGGCGCCGAGCGCATCCACCCCGCGGACCCGCTCACCGGCTCCGAGGACTTCCCCGGCATCCCGGACGCCTTCAGGGCGCCCTACTGCTACTGGTACCTCGGCGGCGCGCCGGAGGGCGTTGTCATCCCCAACCACAGTCCCGCCTTCGCCCCGCTGCTCCAGCCGACGCTGGAAACGGGGGCGAAGGCACTGGCAGCAGCGGCGCTGGCGTACCTGGGTTAG
- the dcuC gene encoding C4-dicarboxylate transporter DcuC: MVYIAIAIAAIIAVGYFIYKRVHAASAIFAVGVLLLMIAAATGRVDHTELDIEFTGNAFYDELLVVEELFKSRFAGTGMAIMVLFGFVGYMRHIGADAKTVVALSRPLQRFNGSYWLVPLGFTVGTLLSLVVPSASALSLLLVATLLPALIAAGLSPLTVGAIIVTSSTIVPTPLEAGLIQGADLVGMSVTEFTFGNVAKATIPALVVMAFAHMWWQWRCDKKDAARETLDSDVTTSPADSDDRVAEAMKRAEGLPGFYAILPLLPLVLIIISAILNRAGVVEFEADILPVTVVSLMITMIIEAIRHRTVSEALDDLSHFFRGLGEGAGSVVALIVAAAILVEGITQMGVIEALTSLAGDSSGAAVVIVLIFVAATALMAMLTGSGVAPYFAFSEMVPGLAANSTIHAPQMLASIWATSNTMRQASPVNAAVLIVSGALGVNPIELVRRTIVPMFAGAAVAVLCAFLFI, encoded by the coding sequence TCCACGCGGCATCGGCCATTTTCGCGGTGGGCGTCCTCCTTCTCATGATCGCCGCGGCGACGGGCCGCGTCGACCACACCGAGCTGGATATCGAGTTCACCGGCAACGCGTTCTACGACGAGCTGCTCGTGGTCGAGGAGCTGTTCAAGTCCCGCTTCGCCGGCACCGGCATGGCCATCATGGTGCTCTTCGGTTTCGTGGGCTACATGCGCCACATCGGGGCGGACGCGAAGACGGTCGTGGCACTGTCGCGCCCCCTGCAGCGCTTCAACGGTTCCTACTGGCTGGTCCCGCTCGGCTTCACGGTGGGAACGCTGCTGTCCTTGGTCGTGCCCTCGGCGAGCGCGCTGTCGCTGCTGCTGGTGGCCACGCTGCTGCCCGCCCTCATCGCGGCGGGGTTGAGCCCGCTGACTGTGGGGGCCATCATCGTGACGTCGTCGACAATCGTGCCCACGCCGCTCGAGGCCGGCCTGATCCAAGGTGCGGACCTGGTGGGGATGTCCGTCACCGAGTTCACCTTCGGCAACGTGGCCAAGGCGACGATCCCGGCGCTGGTGGTCATGGCGTTCGCCCACATGTGGTGGCAGTGGCGCTGCGATAAGAAGGACGCGGCGCGTGAGACGCTCGATTCCGACGTGACCACCTCGCCCGCGGACTCCGACGACCGCGTCGCCGAGGCGATGAAGCGCGCCGAGGGCCTGCCCGGCTTCTACGCCATCCTGCCGCTTCTGCCGCTGGTGCTCATCATCATCTCCGCCATCCTCAACCGCGCGGGCGTGGTCGAGTTCGAGGCCGACATCCTCCCGGTCACCGTGGTCTCCCTCATGATCACGATGATCATCGAGGCGATCCGCCACCGCACCGTCTCCGAGGCGCTCGACGACCTCAGCCACTTCTTCCGCGGCCTCGGCGAGGGCGCGGGCAGCGTCGTGGCCCTCATCGTCGCCGCCGCCATCCTCGTCGAAGGCATTACCCAGATGGGCGTGATCGAGGCCCTGACCTCGCTGGCTGGCGACTCCTCCGGCGCCGCGGTGGTCATCGTCCTCATCTTCGTGGCGGCGACCGCCCTCATGGCCATGCTCACCGGCTCCGGCGTGGCGCCCTACTTCGCCTTCTCCGAGATGGTGCCGGGCCTGGCCGCCAACTCCACGATCCACGCGCCGCAGATGCTCGCCTCCATCTGGGCCACCTCGAACACCATGCGCCAGGCCTCGCCGGTGAACGCGGCGGTGCTCATCGTCTCCGGCGCCCTCGGCGTCAACCCGATCGAGCTGGTGCGCCGCACGATCGTGCCCATGTTCGCCGGCGCCGCGGTGGCGGTGCTGTGCGCGTTCCTGTTTATCTAG